The following DNA comes from Corallococcus silvisoli.
GAACAGGGGCGGGTGGTAGGGGAGGGCGGGAGGGGTCGGCTGCCGCCTCGCGAAGTCCAGCGCGGCGGTGTGGAAGAAGCGCGCGTCGCCCGCGAAGAAGACGGAGAAGGGCCAGTCCCGGTCCGGCGAGGCCGCCAGGTACAGCCCCCGCAGGAGCAGGCTGGCGGTGAAGGTGGCCGCCATGCTCCAGGCCACCGGGTGCCGCCTGAGGGCGTCGCGCAGGGAAAGCGGGACCACGGGCTCCTCCGGTAGGGAAAGGCGCCACACTCTACATTGACCCGAGCGCACCGGCGGCGGGGTGGGGTAGAGACGGGGTGCGTCAAACCGGGAGGCAGGACATGAGCCGTGTGCTGGACGAGCTGTTGGGGCTCCTCAAGCTGGAGCCCATCGAGGAGAACCTGTTCCGTGGCGCGAGCCAGGACCTGGGCTTCCGCCAGCTCTTCGGAGGGCAGGTGCTGGGCCAGTCCGTGTCCGCCGCCAGCCAGACGGTGGACGCCCACCGCACGGTGCACTCGCTGCACGGCTACTTCCTGCGCCCTGGGGACGCGGGGCTGCCCGTCGTCTACACCGTGGACCGGGTGCGCGATGGCGGCAGCTTCACCACCCGCCGCGTGGTCGCCATCCAGAAGGGCCAGCCCATCTTCACGCTGATGGCCTCCTTCCAGGCGGATGAGCCGGGCTTCGAGCACCAGGCCCCCATGCCGGACGTGCCGCCCCCGGAGTCACTGCCCTCGGACCTGGAGCTCCTGGGACGCCACGCGGACCGGATGTCGGAGCGCCTCCGGGAGAAGTTCCTGTCCGCCAAGCCCATCGAGATGCGCCCGGTGACGCACGTGGACCCCTTCGAGCCCCAGGCCCAGGCGCCGGTGAAGCACGTCTGGTTCCGCGCTGATGGGGCCATGCCGGACGAGCCCCAGGTGCACCGCTACGTGCTCGCGTACGCCAGCGACTTCAACCTGCTGGGCACCGCGCTGCAGCCGCACGCGGTGACGTTCCTCCGCCCGGGCCTCCAGATGGCCAGCCTGGACCACGCGCTGTGGTTCCACGGCGACCTGAAGGTGAACGACTGGCTGCTCTACAGCCTGGAGAGCCCCTGGGCCGGCAACGCGCGCGGCCTGGCGCGAGGGCACGTCTTCACCCGAGACGGGCGGCTCGTCGCCTCCGTGGCGCAGGAGGGGCTCCTGCGCCAGCGCACGGAGGGGCGCTAGGGTTCCTCAGAACCGGAGGCGTGGTGCCGACGCATGTCCCAGGTCGATGACGCCGCCGTGGTGGTGATCGTCGTCCGAACCCGTGGTGGGTTCGAAGAGCGTGCTCACCGCCACCAGCGAGCCCAGCACCGCGACGCCGATGGCGCCCGTGAGCAGCAACGTCTTGCCCAGGCTGAACTCGCGCAGCCGGGCGTGGTCCACCTCTTCCATCGGCACGACGAGCGGGGTGGGGGTTCCGCCCTGGAGCGGCACCCCCCGGAACCGCGCGGCGTCCACGCCCACCTCGATGAAGCGCTGGAACTCCAGCTCCTCCTGGGGGGCCACCCGCGCCAGCGCCAGGGGGGTGTCCGCGGTGAACTGGTGCGTGCGTCCCTCCACGTCCCGCACCGCGCGGCGGCGGTCCGTGGGGCGGTTGAGCATCACGTCGCCCAGCTCCTTCAACAGCGCCGCGTTGTCGTCCTTGAAGCCATCCAGCCGGGCGAGCTCCGGCTTGGGAATCGCGTAGGTCGTGGTGCAGGACGCCAGCAGGGATACGGCGGTCAACGCGGCGCACAGGCGCATGGAGTGGGCTCCTCCGGGATGGGCGTCAAAGCCTATCCCGGGGCGTGCCCCGGTGCCTACCGGGGCACGCCGCCCGGCGTCTCACTTCAACTGGTAGTTGGCGTTCAGCACGTCTTCCTTGGTCCGGCCCATCACCCAGCCGTCGTGGTAGACGACGCCCACGGGCGCGATGGTGTCGTTCCGGTACAGGCCGATCTTCAGGTAGTTGAGGCTCCCGGAGTACTGCGTCGCGATGTTGCGCTTGGGCAGCACCAGCTTGCCGTCGTAGTACAGCTCCACGAAGCCCACTCTGGAGTTGGGGGACCACTTCACGTGGAAGATGAAGTCATGCCACGTGTTGCGCACCAGGGGCGTCGTCCAGACGATGGTGCCCGGGGACCCGCCGATGTTGAGCCGCATCTCCTCGCCGTAGACGTAGAACTCCACCGGCGGGGAGCCGCAGCAGCCGTCGTGGTGCCACTGGGTGAAGAGCTGCCACGTCTTCACGCTGGGGAAGTCCGCCGCGAAGCGCGTGCTCCAGCGGTACCAGTACTCGGAGCCCGTCGCCTCCTTCGTCTGCTTGAAGAGCTCGTTGCGGTTGCCGCTGGCGTTGATGGGATCATCGCCCTGGCGCACGGTGGCTTTGAGCGCGTAGCCGCCTTCGCGCACCGGCGACGGAATCACCTGCAGCCGGTCCGCGGACACCATCTGCGTGCCGTCCCACTGGCTGCGGTCGCCGGACTCGAAGTCGCCCTTCCACACGATGCCGCTGGGCGTGGGCGACGTCGTCGCGCCGGAGCACGGGCGCGCCTCCGCGATGCTGGCCCAGTCGTTGACGGTGTTGCCCTGCACGGTGACGCGCACCCGGCGCGCGTTCACGGAGGTGAAGGTGTACGTCTCCGCCGCGGTCGTCGTGCCCTTGCTCTTGCCGCTGTACACCGGCGTGTAGGTGATGCCGTCCGGCGACACGGAGATGGTGAAGGTATTGACCCGCGTGTTGCCCTGGTGCCAGGCCACCGACATCCCGCTCACGCCCTTGGTGGAGCCCAGGTCGAAGTCGAGCCACTGGCCCTTGCCCAGGCTGCTCCAGCGCGTGGTGAGCTGGTCGTCCAGGGCGTTGGCCGCGACACTGCCGGTGCCGTCATCGCCGCTGGCCTTCACGCTGCTGGGGGTCAGCTGCGTGCAGCCACTGGCGGTGAGGCCCTCGTCGGACGTCCGCAGCGACGACTGGGTTTCATCTTCCGGAAGGGTACCGTCCGGAGCGCCACAGCCCGCGGCGCCAAGGACGAACAGCGTTTCAACCAGGAGGAGGGTTTTCTTCAAGGGATTGCCCCAGGGGGAAAGGACAGGCAGTGAAAGGCCATGCTCCAATGACAGGAGGCAGGGGCATGGCCGGGGGATGTCTGGCTTTACAGCGGGCAGTCCCCTCTCGTACTCCCGGACCTGATCGACAGGGCCGTGTCGACGGGAGGAGAAAGACAGCATGTCGTTTGTGGGTGTGCTCCATCCGGCAGCGGGGGGAAATGGCTGCCGTGCTCCAAGGTGGCAACCGGAATAGCGAAGTTCTATTTCGAACACAAGCGACGCTGAACACGCCTGCATGCTGGGCAGGCCCGAAATTGAAAGACAGACATCTGTTTCAGACGGCCCGGGTGGAATCCTTCAACCGTCCGAAAGGGCCGATACGGCCCGTCGCGTGGGAGGCGTACCCGCGGAGCAAGGGTCCTGGACGCACCGGGTTGTGGTGGGGTGTGGGGACGCGCGCGCCGGGGTTGGGGCAGGGCATTTAGGACCCGTGTCCAGTTGTGTCGAGCCCTGGGACACACCCCTTTGCCGCCGACTTGCGATGACGGGAGAATCAGGCAGAACCCCTCCTGAAATGCCCGTGGATTTCCAGGAAGCCCGCCGCGCCGCGGCCATGAGGCCGGACGAGTGACGCACGCCATGTCGCGCCCCGCGTCCGAGCAGGTGCCTCGGAGCGAGCGCAAGCCGCTGTACGTGAAGGTGGTGACCCAGCCGGCGCTGCACGGCTGCTGGTCCGTGAACATCAGCGAGACGGGCATCGGGCTCATCGCCACGCCGCGCCGGCCGTCGGAGGGCCCGCACGAGAACGAGGCGGTGGAGCTGGCCTTCTCGCTGCCGGACACGGGCGCCCACGTGCGCGTGCATGGCACGGTGCGCTGGCGCCACGACACCGCGGGCGGCGGCGGCACCGTCGCCGCGCTGGGGGTGAGCTTCGGCGCCTTCGACGCGGCGGACGGCGTGAAGCTGGCGCGCTACCTCTCCACGTCACACCTCCAGGTGGTGGCGGCCTTCGCCAGTGACGACGAGTCGCGCGCGGTGCGCCAGGCCCTGGACGGCGCGGCCACGCCGCACTTCGCCGCCAGCGCGGAGGACGTGCACGCGCTGCTGTCCCGCGGGGACATGGCGGCGCTGCTGGTGTGCGGCCAGGATGAGGCGCGCGCGCTCGCGCTGGTGGAGTCCCTGGCGGAGCTGCGCGCGGAGGTGGACCCCACGGGGGCGGGGCCGCCCAGCGACCTGGCCTCCCGCATCGTCTATTGCGCCCCCGCCGCGCCGGACCGGCTGGTGGCGCTCTTCAACAGCGGGCGCATCTACCGCGCGCTGGGGGCCTGGCCGGCGCCGGACGTCGTGCGGCAGGCGGTGCTCCAGGCGGGGCGCGAGCATGGCTTTCGCACCGAGCAGTGGCGCATGGCGCTGGAGCTGGAGCGCAACCTGCTGCGCGAGCGCGCCCTGGCGCAGGGCCCCGCGGGCGGCCCGGGGCGCCACGCGGAGGACGTGGGCTTCCGCAGCCCCGCGATGCAGCGCGTGATGGAGATGGTGCGCCTGGTCGCGCCCCACCGCGTGGCGGTGCTGCTGCAGGGCGAGACGGGCACCGGCAAGGAGGTGCTGGCGCGCATCCTCCACCGGCTGAGCGGCAGGGGGGACCTGCCGCTCGTCGTGCAGGACTGCGGCGCGCTCACGGAGACGCTGCTGGAGAGCGAGCTCTTCGGCCACGTGAAGGGGGCCTTCACGGGCGCGGTGTCGGACCACCCGGGCCTCTTCGTGCTCGCCAACGGCGGCACCATCTTCCTGGACGAAATCGAGAACACGACGCCCAACCTCCAGGCGAAGCTGCTGCGCGTGCTGGAGACGGGCGACGTCCGTCCGGTGGGCGGCACCCAGGTGCGCCACGTGGACGTGCGCGTGGTGGCCGCCAGCAACCGGGACCTGGGGGAGGAGGTGCGGGGCGGCCGCTTCCGCGCGGACCTCTTCTACCGGCTCAACAGCTTCACCATCGACATCCCGCCCCTGCGCGAGCGCCCGGAGGACATCCCGGAGCTGGCGCGGGCCTTCGTGGAGCAGTTCAACCGCACCCTCAAGCGCTCCGCCACGGGGGTGGCGCCGGACGCGGACGAGGTGCTGCACGGCTACGGCTGGCCCGGCAACGTGCGAGAGCTGCGCAACGTGGTGGAGCGGGCGGTGCTCCTGTCGCGCCCGGGGGAGATGCTCACCCGGCGCCTGCTGCCGCCCGCCCTCATCAACAACACCGTGCCCCGCGCGGACCCCACCGGGGACGGCTCCCTGCGGGCCCGGCTCCACCAGGTGGAGCGCGAGCTCATCCGCGAGGCCCTGGAGCGCCACGGCGGCGTCCTGCGGCGGGCGGCGGTGGCGCTGGGCATGGACCCCGTGACGCTGGGCCGCCGCGCCCGGCGCCACGGGCTGTGGAAGCCGGACTGACGCGGGGCCCCTTCAGCGCGCCTGCATCCACTGGAGGATGGGCGTCCACACGCGGGCGCGCGCGTCCCGGGCGAGGAACAGGTCCGCGTGCCCGTAGTCCAGCGCGCGCTCCGCCTCCGGGCGGTTGCGCACGATGAGGTGGGTCACGTCCGTGCTGCCCAGCAGGCGCGTGGAGTACTCGCCGAAGCGGCCCACGCCGCCCCCCGCGCCCACGTAGAGCACCGGCACCTTCACGTCCTTCAGGTGGTCGTCATAGGGCACGTCCAGGCCGCACAGCTGCGCCTCCGTCTCCACCACCTCGTTGAGGCTCTGGTAGGGCACCGCGAGCTGGAGGTAGTCGAAGAGGGTGGGCTCCGGCGTGAAGGCCGTCTGGTAGGGCAGGCCGGTGGTGTCCGGGAGGCTGCCGTTCAGGTGGTAGCCCGGCGTCAGCGGCTGGAGCGGCGCGAAGAGGGCCGCGGTGGCCCCGGCGGCGATGACCGCGAACTGCCGGTTGGTGGGCGGGGGCAGCCCCGCGAGCCCCGGCGCCGCGAGCGGGGAGGGCTCGTTGGGCGCGTCATGCGCCAGCTGCCCGATGAGCCGCACCGGCGTCCCCGGCGCGGGTCCCAGCAGCCCCCCTTCGGTGCGCCCCGCGCGGCGGGCCGTCCGGAGCGCCTCGTACCGGGCGCAGGCCCAGGCCCGCTGTTCCGCCGCCTCCGGCCCGAAGCGCAGCACCATGTCCATGGGCACGAAGCCGTCCACCCGGCGCAGCGAGCGCGGCAGCTGGACCTCCCCGTCCAGGTACGCATAGCCAATCGTCGCGCCCCGGCTCCAGCCCATCAGGAACATCTTGTCGTTGCCCCCGGTGGCGCCGGACAGCCGCCGCACGGTGTCCGCCCACGCCAGCCCCGTGCCCAGGTCCTTCACGTGCGTGTCCAGGTGCCAGTCCGCCATGAACTGGAAGTTCT
Coding sequences within:
- the tesB gene encoding acyl-CoA thioesterase II, translating into MSRVLDELLGLLKLEPIEENLFRGASQDLGFRQLFGGQVLGQSVSAASQTVDAHRTVHSLHGYFLRPGDAGLPVVYTVDRVRDGGSFTTRRVVAIQKGQPIFTLMASFQADEPGFEHQAPMPDVPPPESLPSDLELLGRHADRMSERLREKFLSAKPIEMRPVTHVDPFEPQAQAPVKHVWFRADGAMPDEPQVHRYVLAYASDFNLLGTALQPHAVTFLRPGLQMASLDHALWFHGDLKVNDWLLYSLESPWAGNARGLARGHVFTRDGRLVASVAQEGLLRQRTEGR
- a CDS encoding heparin lyase I family protein, coding for MKKTLLLVETLFVLGAAGCGAPDGTLPEDETQSSLRTSDEGLTASGCTQLTPSSVKASGDDGTGSVAANALDDQLTTRWSSLGKGQWLDFDLGSTKGVSGMSVAWHQGNTRVNTFTISVSPDGITYTPVYSGKSKGTTTAAETYTFTSVNARRVRVTVQGNTVNDWASIAEARPCSGATTSPTPSGIVWKGDFESGDRSQWDGTQMVSADRLQVIPSPVREGGYALKATVRQGDDPINASGNRNELFKQTKEATGSEYWYRWSTRFAADFPSVKTWQLFTQWHHDGCCGSPPVEFYVYGEEMRLNIGGSPGTIVWTTPLVRNTWHDFIFHVKWSPNSRVGFVELYYDGKLVLPKRNIATQYSGSLNYLKIGLYRNDTIAPVGVVYHDGWVMGRTKEDVLNANYQLK
- a CDS encoding sigma 54-interacting transcriptional regulator yields the protein MSRPASEQVPRSERKPLYVKVVTQPALHGCWSVNISETGIGLIATPRRPSEGPHENEAVELAFSLPDTGAHVRVHGTVRWRHDTAGGGGTVAALGVSFGAFDAADGVKLARYLSTSHLQVVAAFASDDESRAVRQALDGAATPHFAASAEDVHALLSRGDMAALLVCGQDEARALALVESLAELRAEVDPTGAGPPSDLASRIVYCAPAAPDRLVALFNSGRIYRALGAWPAPDVVRQAVLQAGREHGFRTEQWRMALELERNLLRERALAQGPAGGPGRHAEDVGFRSPAMQRVMEMVRLVAPHRVAVLLQGETGTGKEVLARILHRLSGRGDLPLVVQDCGALTETLLESELFGHVKGAFTGAVSDHPGLFVLANGGTIFLDEIENTTPNLQAKLLRVLETGDVRPVGGTQVRHVDVRVVAASNRDLGEEVRGGRFRADLFYRLNSFTIDIPPLRERPEDIPELARAFVEQFNRTLKRSATGVAPDADEVLHGYGWPGNVRELRNVVERAVLLSRPGEMLTRRLLPPALINNTVPRADPTGDGSLRARLHQVERELIREALERHGGVLRRAAVALGMDPVTLGRRARRHGLWKPD
- a CDS encoding alpha/beta fold hydrolase, which encodes MRRTLCLWVMLALFVGARSEAGEARETTVGLEQLSRSLVAAGLNAVSTQREPLGGGLAHYTWKVRVGTGRYDAITLHRVVREVLPFVPARTGRAVFMVHGDLWAFVPAFLTNTRVSTMPQDESLAGFLAGRDVDVWGIDLRWVGVPETEKNFQFMADWHLDTHVKDLGTGLAWADTVRRLSGATGGNDKMFLMGWSRGATIGYAYLDGEVQLPRSLRRVDGFVPMDMVLRFGPEAAEQRAWACARYEALRTARRAGRTEGGLLGPAPGTPVRLIGQLAHDAPNEPSPLAAPGLAGLPPPTNRQFAVIAAGATAALFAPLQPLTPGYHLNGSLPDTTGLPYQTAFTPEPTLFDYLQLAVPYQSLNEVVETEAQLCGLDVPYDDHLKDVKVPVLYVGAGGGVGRFGEYSTRLLGSTDVTHLIVRNRPEAERALDYGHADLFLARDARARVWTPILQWMQAR